The Apium graveolens cultivar Ventura chromosome 10, ASM990537v1, whole genome shotgun sequence nucleotide sequence GGAGATTTGTGTGGCCCGATTACGCCAGAGACTACTTCAGGAAATAGGTATGTATTCTTGCTAGTTGATGATTTTAGTCGTGTGATGTGGGTCTATTTACTTAAGGCTAAGAATGAAGCATTAGATgcatttaaaaaatttagagcAATGGTTGAAGATGGGTCAGAACGTAAGGTGAAAGTATTTAGAACTGACAGAAGAGGTGAATTTGGGTCAAACGAGTTTAAGACATACTGTGAAGATGCTGGAATAGAAAGACATTATACTGCTCCATACACGCCTCAACAAAACGGCGTAGTGGAACGCAGAAATAGGACAGTGATGCAAATGACAAGAAGTTTTTTAAAGAAAATGAAATTACCAGCAAGATTCTGGGGGGAGGTAGTCAGATACACAGTTTATATTTTGAATCGACTTCCAACGCGAGCTTTGACAAGGATGACTCCGTATGAAGCATGGTCTGAGAAGAAACCGGATATTGGTCATATACGCGTGTTTGGTTGTATTGGTCACATGAAAATTCCAAGTCACAAAACCAAGAAGCTGGATGATTGAAGCTTGTGCGTGATTAATCTCAGGAAAGAACCTGGTACCAAGGCTTATAGACTTTATGATCATAAGGAGGGTCGAATTCATGTAAGTAATGACGTTGTTTTTGAAGAGAATAAAGTTTGGAAGTGGGAAGACTTGATGGAGAATGAGACGGAACAGATGAAATATTTCACTATAAATAGTATGCAGATGGCTGATGAAGGAGACACAGAACATCAGAGTGGTGAAGAAGAACAGTCCGAAAGTAGTAATGATAATCAGCAGTATGAAAGTCCCAGGTCAATATCTCGTCCAAGTTCACATATTCTGAATCCAGAAAACTATGATGATAGTATCAGCCCAAGGAAGACCAGATTGATTGCAGACGTGTACAATGACACTGAAGAAGTGACTTTGGAAGAGGAGTTGTATTTGATGGGGATTGAGGAACCAGCAAATTACAAGGAGGCAACAAAGGATAAAAATTGGAAACGAGCAATGGAGTGTGAAATTGAGTCCATAGAGAAAAATAGCACGTGGAGGCTTACTGAATTGCCACCAGGACAAAAGATGATAGGACTAAAGTGGATCTTTAAACTCAAAAGAGATGCAGCTGGGAAGATAGTAAAATATAAGGCGCGACTTGTCGCAAAAGGCTATGTCCAGGAGCACGGAATAGATCGGAATAAACTATGATGAAGTTTATGCCCCCGTCACTCGCCTTGAAACCATTCACTTGTTTCTAGCACTATCAGCAAAAAATAATTGGCAAGTGCATCACTTAGACGTCAAAACCGCTTTTCTTAACGGAGAAATAATGGAGGATGTATTCGTTGCTCAACCTGAAGGGTTTGAAAAATAGGGTCAAGAAGGTTTGGTGTATAAACTCACAAAGGCTTTGTATGGATTGTGTCAAGCTCCTCGAGCTTGGTATGCAAAATTAAATCAGTGTCTAGAAAGCTTGGGTTTTGAACGATGCCCATACGAAAATGCACTCTACACGAGAGGAACAGGGAGTAACTGTCTGATAATCACTGTTTATGTGGACGACATCTTGGTAACTGGGGCTGATGTTGCAAACATTGAAGAGTTTAAACGTCAAATGGGGCAGAAGTTTGAGATGTCAGACTTAGGAAGGCTCAGTTACTACTTGGGGATTGAAGTAAAGTAAGGAGATGGGTTCATCGAATTAAAACAGTCAAGTTATGCCAAAAAGATTGTTGAAAAGGTAGGAATGAAAGATTGCAATCCCACGAAATATCCAATGGATCCGAAGGATCAAATATCAAGGGATGAAGGTGGAACAGCTGTTGATGCTACTATGTATAAGAGTATAGTTGGAGGACTTCGTTACCTAGTCAATACTCGTCCTGATATTGCTTACGCGGTTGGGGTGGTAAGTCGTTATATGGAACGACCTACGACTGTGCATTTAAAcgctgtgaaaagaatcttacGCTACGTAAAGGGCACGTTGCAGTTTGGTCTGGTATACACTAAGAACAATGGGAACAATATCATCACTGGATATTCTGATAGCGACATGGGTGGTTCGTTGGATGATAGAAAGAGTACCGCATGTATGGCCTATTACTTAAATGATAGTCTGATTTTGTGGGTGTCTCAAAAGCAAAGATGTGTAGCGCTCTCATCTTGTGAAGCGGAGTTCATGGCGGCCACTGCTGCTGCCTGCCAAGGTATATGGCTGAAGAATGTCCTAAGTCGAATAACAACTGAATATAGTGGCCCAGTCATCTTACACATTGATAATAAGTCAGCTATCAATTTGGCCAAGAACCTAGTATTTAATGGAAGGAGCAAATATATAGATATATGCTACCATTTTATTCGAGAATGTGTGGAGCGTGGTGACATCATTGTCAAACATGTTAGCAGTGATCAACAGCGTTCAGATTGTTTAACCAAGGTTCTGATGATTGCAAAGTTTGAAAGAATGTGTAGCCTACTGGGTATTAAAGAGTTGAACAGACAGATTTGAGATTAGGGGGGGAATTATTGGATAATCTCAAATAGTTAATTTATTCTTTGTTTTGTTTTATCTGTTTTGTAGTAGTCGTTGCTGAGACTTAGTCTTGCTACAAGTCTGGAGATTTTCTAGGCATTATCAAATAAGGAAGTGGTAGAATGAGTTTAGGAAAGTAGTTGTTCTGAGGTCCTGTTTTTCAGCTAGTTAGTTCTATTCtcatatatatattttgtacTGCTGCATTAATAAAATAGACACCAAGTTCTTAACATTCTAGTGTTACTTTGTTTTTCTCAGTTTATATCATAAATCGTATATACAATAAAATCAAGCTTAGAGACCAGGGTGTTTGGTTTGTAAAACTTGATGCAAAGGAGATGATGCGAGAGATAGAGTCAGAAAACATGGATCTCATGGAGGTAGATAGGAAATGATGGAGTTTGTTATGCATGAACAGTTGTAGATGTCGAAAGGCATACATGGGTAATGGCCTTGTTTTCCCAAGGATATGCAATATTTGAAGGTTACGGTTGGGTTAGTTTTTAGTTGTCTTTTGTCAAGTTGTCTTTAGCTTGGTTATTTTGCAGCCTCATGTTCTGTCTTTAATGGTATTCAGTAGCCCCATTATGGAGTAAGCTTCAGTATGAAGTATGTAGTATCTTCACTCTGAATTAATTTTCTAGCTATCCTGGGCCTTTCTAGTTTTCTAATTTGTATTGGTAACAGGATACACGTATGTAACTCTCTGAGGCCTTGCCTGTTCCAATCAAATATATTTGGGCTTATAAAAAAAATCTTATTTTCTGATTGGTTAACTGAGCAATTCGGTTTAATCCTCTAACTTCCgttaaaaaaataaagaaaataggAAAGAGATTATCCTTATTGTGATTAGTTTAAAATAAAATAGGGATTCTGATTGATCATATAATAATTCTAATTTTCTGATTGGTTAACTGAGTAGTGTAGTAAACTTAGGTATTATAATAAAGATTTTAGTTAACTATAGGATGGTTAAGTCCTCTAGGCTCTAACTTCGGTTAAAAAATAGAGAAAATACGAAAGAGTTTAGCCTTATTGTGATTGGTTTAAAATAAAATAGTGAATTTTCATTGGtgctaaaataatttttattttctaattgGTTAACCGAGTTACGGATGTTAATGGACCGGAAATCCGGTCTGATCCGATCCGAATGCTAATGGCGCGGATATGGATCattaaaaaataagtttgatcCGAAAATATATCAATCTGATCCGATAAGTAACAAATATGAATTTAAGCCGATCCGCTCAGTTAACGATCCGATTCAACTATTTActatatataataaattatatataaaatatatgatACATATAAAATACTAACATGTATATTAGTTAAAAGTTCTAACACTAAATTCCTAACATGAGACCGGTGAAGGTCTTACTGTACCAACTAATACGATAATATTGTGTCTCATCGATTAGGGTCGTACATCTAAACCTTATTTTAATTTAGTGATTGCTTGAATATATGGTCCAAAACTTTATCTAAACTGGTCATCAGCTATTAAATGTAAAATCTAATTCTCATGATAAaaagttttgtttttattatgctTTGTTTGTTTATAGCATACTATGTACCTTTAGTGCTTGTGTAAATTATGTATAACTAACCATCTAATTGTGCAAATAACATTAATTCAGT carries:
- the LOC141690639 gene encoding secreted RxLR effector protein 161-like produces the protein MDPKDQISRDEGGTAVDATMYKSIVGGLRYLVNTRPDIAYAVGVVSRYMERPTTVHLNAVKRILRYVKGTLQFGLVYTKNNGNNIITGYSDSDMGGSLDDRKSTACMAYYLNDSLILWVSQKQRCVALSSCEAEFMAATAAACQGIWLKNVLSRITTEYSGPVILHIDNKSAINLAKNLVFNGRSKYIDICYHFIRECVERGDIIVKHVSSDQQRSDCLTKVLMIAKFERMCSLLGIKELNRQI